The DNA window CCCATCACCCTGGCCCACCGGCTGACCCGGAATCTCGCGGCGATCCGTAAGAACGGCACGGCCCCTTATCTGCGTCCCGACGGCAAATCGCAGGTCACGGTGGAATACGTCGATGGCCAGCCCCGCCGGATCGACACGGTGGTCATCGCCGCCCAGCACGACCCGGACGTTTCGAACGAGCAGATCCGGGAGGACATCGTCAACGAGGTGATCGGTCCCGCGTTACCGGAGGAGTTGATCGACCCGGGCCGGATCAAGTACCACGTCAACGCGACCGGTCGTTTCGTCACCGGCGGACCCCAGGGAGACGCCGGCCTGACGGGCCGGAAGATCATCGTGGACACCTACGGCGGTTACTGCCGCCACGGGGGCGGGGCCTATTCGGGCAAAGATCCCACCAAGGTGGACCGCTCGGCTTCCTACGCGGCCCGCTACGTGGCCAAGAACGTCGTCGCGGCCGGACTGGCCGAGAAATGCGAGATCCAACTCGCCTACGTCATCGGCGTGGCGGAACCGGTTTCCGTCAACGTCAATTCCTTCGGCACCGGCGCGGTCGACGACCTGGAGATCACCCGTCTGATCCGCAAGCACTTCGACCTGACGCCCCAGGGCATCATCGAGAGCCTCGACCTGCGCCGGCCGATCTACCGTCCCACGGCGTCCTACGGACACTTCGGGCGCAACGAGGCGGGCTTTACCTGGGAGAACTGCGACAAGGCGGAGGAGCTCAGAAACCACGCCTGAGCCGTAAGGATCTCACTTCGGCGCTCGGACCAGGGTGCTGCCGGGCGAAGCGAGTCCTATTTAGGCGCTCGGACCAGGGTGCTGCCGGGCGAAGCGAGTCCTATTTAGGCGCTCGGACCAGGGTGTTGCCGCGCGACGCGAGTCTCATTTAGGCGCTCGGACTAGCAGAATCAGGGCCACCAGGCAGAAGAGGGCATTGGCGCCCCATGCCGCCGCCATGGGCTCGAGCAATCCGGCGTGTCCGAAGGCCTGGGCAAAGCGGAGCAGCCCCCAGTAGACGAAACATATACCGATACTCAGGGCGAATCCCACCGCTACGCCGCCCCGTCTCAGGTGAGAGGCCAGCGCGCCACCCAGCAGCACGATGATCAGGCCCGCGCTGGGAAAGGCGATCTTCAGGTTGAGGTCCACGAGGTAGCCCTGCACGTCTCCGCCTCCCAGCTCGACGTTCTGAATCAACTGGTCGAGTTCGCCGTAGCTCATCTCCTCGGGCCGTTTCTGCCCCCGCATGAAATCTTCCGGTGTTTCGGACCATCCGTCCGGTTCCAGTTCGGCGAATGCAGTGTATTCGGACAATCCACCTCCCGTCCGGAACCGACGTTCCACCCCGTTGGAAAGCAGCCAGCGCCCGTCCATCCAGACGGCGCTTTCCGCCGAGAGCACGCTGGAGACGAGTCCGTCGCGGAATTCGGTGACGAAAACCCCCGTGCCCTGCGCGTCGCGTCCGTCGAATACGCGGATATAGAACTGGCGCCCTCCCTCTCCCCTGAAATACACGTCGTTCCGGACGTGCTGACCTGCTCCGCCCTGCAGGTCGACGTGTTCCGACTGGATTTCGGCCCGCTTCATGCTCGAATGGGGAACGAGCCACTCACCGGCCCAGAACAGGCACCCGCTTACCACTGCGCTGACAAGGAGCAGGGGCCGCAGCAGCCGGTACATGCTGAGCCCCGATGCCTTCATGGCGGTCAGCTCGCCCAGCCTGGTCAGTTGACCGAAGGTATACAGGCTGGCGAGCAGCAGGCTGACGGGAATCGTGAGTACGAAGATATAGGGCGTGTAATAGACGTAGTAGAGCGCGATGTATACCGGGGCCACCTCGCGGTCGAGGAAACGATCCAGTTGCTCGATGAGATCGACCACGAAGAAGATGCTGACGAAGGCAACGAGACTGACGGCGATGGCGGTGATGAACAGGCGGAGCACGTACCGGGTGATCAGGGACATGTAACGGCGTTCCTCCGGTGGTATCGAAGCGAGTCGAAGCGAGTCGAAGCGGATCCAAGCATGTCCGTCAGATGCGGTCCCTGCCGGTAACCCAGACCAGGACGGCGCCGGGAACGCCGATGACGATATTCGCCGCCCACATCGCCCAGACGGGATCGATCATGTCGCGGTCGGCCAGTTCTTCACCGCCGAGCAGACAGGCCCAGTACAGCAGGAAGAAGCACAGGCTGACGCCCACGCCGACGCCGATGCTGCCGCGGCGGATGCGAACCCCCAGCGGCGCGCCGATCAGCACGAAGACGAAACAGGCCGCTGAAATGGCGTACTTCTTGTGGATCTCCACGATGTAGCTGTTCTTCTGCCGCTGCCTCAGCGAGACCGTCCGCTCCGCCCGGTCCCTCTCCGCTTCAAGGGAATCCGCCTTCGCATCCGGGTAAACCGGCCCAGGTACCAATTTCGAGGATGCTTCGTCGATCTCCTGTTGCCACTCATCGATTCTGGCGCGCATCATCTGGATGTTCAACTCGCGGTCGCCCCGGACTCCTGCCTCCGACCGCTGGACTCCGGCCGGTTCGGTGCGGATCGTAAACCGCTGCCGCTCGAAGATCTCTTTGAGATAGCGCCCCGAAGATTCGTCCTGCTGAAGCAGTTCTCCGTCGTACAGCATGAGATCGAGCCGGCTGCCCGTCTCGTTGACGTGGAATTCCCCTGACTTCGCCGTCATGAGGCGCGGGTAGCGCATGTTCTCCGTCTCGTAGATGGTGATACTTTCGATTTCGTTGTTTCTCGGGTTGACCCGGTCGATCAGGATGCTGTATCCCGGAATTTCCTTCATGAATATGCCCGCGGTGAAGAGCAACGTGGGACGCGCACGGTGGATGTCGTTCATGAGCGAGCGCGCCCGGTAGTTGGCTTCGGGCAGTATGACGTCCATGAAGAACAGGTGGCCGCTCCCCAGGAGGATCCCGGCTAACAGGACCGGCGATACCATCTGGAAGAAACTGACGCCGCCTGCCTTGAGCGCGGTGACCTCGTTATCGGCCGCAAGCCGGCCGAATGCCATGAGGCTGGCGACCAGCACGGACATGGGGATCGATACTGCGACGATCCAGGCCAGATTGAGGAAAAACACCTCGAGCACGATGAACAGGTCGAGGTTCTTGCCGATGATGAGGTCGGCGATCTGAAATATGATGTCCATCACGAGGATGAACGTGGTAATCACGAAGGAGAAGAGAAAGGGACCGACGTGCGCCTTGAACACGTATCGGTAGAGGTGAACCGGGAGGGTCATGGGCCAATCGGGCGGATAAAGGGCCGGGGGAGGGCGTTCCGACGCGTCCGATGTCGGGTTCCGTCAACAATAGTTACGATGTTTTTCAAAGGTCCCTCGACTATTCGAATATAGCGCGCGATTCCGGGGATAAGCAAGCGGTTTTATCCCGCGCGGCAGTCCCGGGACAGCGGGAAATTCGCTTGACTCGCTCTGTGTATCGCGCTATACTCACTTCATTCTTTTTCATATAAGGAGCATCCCCAATGGCCAGTTTGAATAAAGTCATTCTGATCGGTAATCTCGGCGCGGATCCCGAGATGAGGTACACGCCTGCCGGCCGGGCCGTGGTCAACTTCCGCATGGCCACGACGCGCCAGTGGAACACGCAGGACGGAGAACGGCGGGAAGAAACGGAATGGCACCGGATCGTGGCCTTTTCGAAACTGGCGGAAATTTGTGGCCAGTATCTCAAGAAAGGCGCACCGGTGTATGTGGAAGGACGGCTGCAGACCCGTTCCTGGGAGGATCAGAACGGGATGAAACGGTACATGACTGAGATCGTGGCGAACGAGATGCAAATGCTGAGTGCCCGCCAGCAGAATGAGCTTGCATCGGACCCGCCCGGAGGAACCACAAGCACGGCGACGGAAGTGCCGCCTTCTTCGCCCGAGTCCGATTCCGACGACGATCTTCCGTTCTGACGCCATTCGCGGGATAGCCCGTTCGTCGCAACCGGTTGCTCCTACCAACGTGGGCCTGTAGTGAGACCCCATGACCGTTAGACTTAGCGGCAACGGGCTTCCCCGAATATCGATCCTTATTGCCCGCCAGGAACCCGTCGAACCGCTGATCAGGTGGTTGAGCGGCGCAGGTTACCCCTTAACGGAACTGCATTACACCGTTGTTGAAGACCTCCACGCTCGCATACCCGATTCGGACGTCCTGCTCATCCAGACGGACCGGCCCCGGTCGGTCCTTCCCTTCGTGATGGACGAGCTGCGGTCGCGCGGGTTCCGGCACGCCCCCGCGGTCATCGTCCTGACCGGCTGTGACGCCATTGGAGACCTCGACGTCACCCGGGGAATCGACGATTTCATCTGCGCGCCGTACAACGTCCGCGAGTTCGATCTTCGCATCAAGAACGTCCTCTGGCGGCGCCACAGCGTGCAGATCCAGGATATGATCGTCTGGGGCGACCTGCTGATCAACCTGGGCAACTACGAAGTCACGATCCGGGGCAAGGCGATCGACCTGACCCTCAAGGAGTACGAGTTGCTCAAGCACCTGGCCCGGCACAGGGGACGGGTGTTCACGCGGGACGAGTTGCTGACCGCCGTCTGGGGATACGATTATTTCAGCGGTACGAGGACGGTGGACGTGCACGTGAGACGGCTGCGCATGAAGATCGAACGCCACGGCGTGCATATCATCACGACCGTCCGGGGCGTCGGCTACAAGTTCGGAGATTGAGATGCGCAGGACTTCCTTGATCCTGTTCACTCTGGTGTGCGTGATCTTCGGATGCGCGTACTACAATACGTTCTACAACGCCAGGAAAGCGTTCAAGGAAGGGGAGCGGATTCGTCTCAACCAGCAAACTCCCGATGGCGCCTTACCGCCCCTGGCCCTTGCCTCCTACGAGCTTGCCGTCGAAAACGCGGGTCTTGTCCTGCGGGATCACCCCGGAAGTTCTTATGTAGACGACGCGCTGGTACTGATCGGCGACGTCCGGGCGATCCAGGGACAGCATCTGCAGGCCATCAAGCGGTACGAGCAGGTGCTGAGGCTGTTCCCCGACGGCGAATTTACCGGCCACTGCGTTTTTTCCCTGGGCTACAGCCTCCTCAACGCGGGAGATTCAACCCGGGCCGATGAACAGCTGGACCGCTTCGTCAGGGAGTTTCCCGGCAGCGACCGGTTTCCGGACGCCCTGATGCTTCGGGGAAAGATCGCCTTGGGCGGCGGCCGTTACGGGGAAGCCGTCGCGCGGTTCCAGGAAGTGCTGGAAACGCGCCCCGGCGATGAACGGGAGGCGGAGGCCCGGTACTACATCGCACGCGCCAGGCTTGGAGCGCATCGGTTCGCCGAAGCCCGGGAACATCTCACACAGGCCATTGAGCATGCACGGACCCGGAAGCTTAAGTTTCAGGCGGCTTTCATGTTCGGAGAAAGCCTGCGGCGCGAGGGGGATCTGCCGGCTGCGCTGGGTGTATACGAGTCGTTGCTGGATCAGCGCGCCTTCAGCGAATACCACCCCGAGGTCATGCTGGCGAGCGCCGCGTGCCTGGCCGAAATGGACCTGAATGAATCGGCCGTCTCCACGTACGAGTCGCTCATCACCCGTTTCGAGTCCGACCGGAACCACGCCGAGGAAGTCTCCCGGTCCATGTTCGAACTGGGGGAACTTTACCGGATCGCGGGGGATCTCGATCTGACGGAAAAATGGTATGACGAGGCGCGGCGCAAGAGTCCGCGTTCGTTCTGGGTCGGCGATGAGTCCGACCGGAAGCATCGCGCCATTCGCGAACTGCGACGTCTGGACGGAAACCTCGGAAACCTGCTGGCCGCAATGGAAGCGCTGGAAACCACCGGCGATCCCGAATCGACAACCTCGTCGAACTACGAGAAGTTGACGGCGGACGCGGTCGGCCTGCGATACCAGGTGGCGGAACTGTACCTGTTTCAGTTGGAGATGGCCGATTCGGCACTGAGCCAGTACCGCGCCATAGAAGATGTGTCGAATGATCCCTCCATGGCCGCCAAGGCCGCTTTCGCACGGGGCTGGATACTCGACGAGATGTTGAATGACACGGATAACGCGCGTTCGGTCTTCGATTCCATTGCCGTGCGGTATCCCGGGACCGCGCACGCCATGGAAGCAGCCATCCTGCGGTCGAAGCCCATCGCAGGTGAACTTCCCCCGGACCGGCTCTTTGCCGAGGCGGAACGGCTGCTTTTCGAAGCCGACCGGCCGGACTCCGCGCGCGGGCTCTACGAACGGGTCCTCGAAAGGTATCCGGATGGTGAATACGCACCGCGTGCGCTCTTCGCACTGGGCTGGCTCGCCGAAACGCATTTCGACGATCCGGATACCGCCCTCGACCGCTATCGCGAAATCGTGGAACGCCATCCCCGATCGGAACAGGCAAGTTCCGTCCGCGACAAGATTCGCCTCATGGAGGAACTGCGCGCCGCTGCTGACCCGGACCCGAGCACGGATCCAGACCCGGACCCGGACCCAGACCCGGACCCGGACAAATGATGCGTTGACATCCGGCCCGGCCGGCTGTATTGTAGTGGAGCATGTCCACCATCCCCATCTGCCAGTACGACGCCGAGATCCTCTCCAACCGTGAGATCGGTCCCGGCCTGTACTGGATCGACCTGCTGGCACCCGAAATCACACGACACGCCCTGCCCGGTCACTTCGTACACCTGATCGCTTCCGATGTCTCCGAGGACAGCAGCCGGCAGACCTGGCTCCGTCACACCCCCTTGCTCAGGCGACCCTTCAGCATTGCCGAACGTGATCCGGAACGCGGCGTTTTCGGGCTCATATACCGGATCGTCGGCGGCGGAACCGAGATCCTGGCGACACGGCGCCGCGGAGAACGGGTCGACGTGCTCGGACCCCTGGGAAGGACGTTCGAGCCGGTGCGCGCGGGACGGCCGGTGATCATGGTCGCCGGGGGCGTCGGCGTAGCGCCCTTTCTCTCCCTGGTCCAGGAGACGGTAAGGGATGGACATGCGCGACCCTCGGAAATAACGGTGCTCTTCGGTGCGGCCACGGCGAGCCTCTTGAGCGGGGAAGAGAAATTCCGCGAACACGGGGTCGACGTCAGGTTGGCGACCGACGATGGCACGACGGGCCATCACGGCCTGGTGACGGACCTGCTGGAACGGGAACTGGCCTCCTCGCCCCGGCGATGCGCCTATCTCTATGCCTGCGGACCGACGCCCATGATGCGGCGTTGCCAGGAAATCGCCCGGGAGGCCGGTATCGACGGACAGGTCTCCCTCGAGGGGATCATGCCCTGCGGCGTGGGCGTGTGCATGGCCTGTGTCGTGCCCTGCGCCGCCCCCGGTGCTGACCCAGGCGCCGCTCCCGGCGCCGTCCACGGTGAACCGTCTTCGTCCCGACGCTACAAGCGGGTCTGCGACGCTGGCCCGGTGTTCGACATGCAGGAGGTCGTGCTGTGACGGCACCACCCGATTTGACGGTAAACATCGGTGCGCTGAAGCTGAGGAATCCCGTGCTCGCCGCATCGGGCACCTTCGGATACGGATCGGAATACGGTCGGTTCGTGGATCTATCCGATTTCGGCGGCATCGTCACGAAGACGCTCACGCCCGAGCCCTGGCCGGGCAATCCCCCACCCCGGGCCGCGGAGACGGCCGCCGGCATGCTCAATTCCATCGGACTGCAGAACGTGGGCGTGGAGGCCTTCATCCGGGACAAGATGCCGTACTTGAGAGAGGTGGACACCGCGTTGATCGTCAACGTGGGCGGAGGTCCGGTGGAGGAGTTCGTCTACGTGACCGAACGCCTGTCGGACTGCGAGGGCATCGACGCCCTGGAGATCAACATGTCCTGCCCTAACGTGTCCGGGGGCATGGACTTCAGTACCGATCCACGGCGCGCGGCGGAACTGGTTTCCACGCTAAGGGGCATCACGGAACTGCCGCTCATCGCCAAACTCACGCCGAACGTCACGGACATCGGGGAGATCGCCCGCAGCGTCGAAGAGGCCGGCGCCGACGCCATATCGGCCATCAACACCCTGCGAGGCATGGCGGTGGACATCCGCACGCGCCTCCCCATGCTCGGCGCCGTCACGGGGGGTCTGTCGGGTCCGGCCATCAAGCCCGTGGCCGTTGCGGCCGTCTACCGGATCGCATGCCAGGTGGCCGTCCCGGTCATCGGCATCGGCGGCATCATGAGCGGAGAAGACGCCGTGGAGTTCCTCGTTGCGGGCGCCACGGCCGTCCAGGTGGGCACGGCCACCTTCGTCGAACCCCGTGCCGGACCGTCTGTAGCGCGTGCGCTGGCCGAATGGTGCGCCGCGTCGGAAGTGCACTCGGTCCGTTCGCTGATCGGAAGCATTCAAATCCCTTCACATGAGGACGCCCCATGTCACCGTTCGTAGAAAGTCTGAACCGCGCCCGGGCCGCAGCAAACAGCCTGGTCTGCGTGGGGCTCGATCCGGACCTGGATCGATTCCCGGAGCACCTCAGGTCGGAACCGGACGCGGTATTCGATTTCAACCGGGCGATCATCGAGCACACATCGGACCTCGTTTCGGCCTACAAGCTGAACATCGCGTTTTTCGAGGTCATGGGCTCCAGGGGTTACGAAGCGCTGGAGCGCACGCTCACGATTATACCGGATGGGGTCGTGGTCATT is part of the Gemmatimonadota bacterium genome and encodes:
- a CDS encoding dihydroorotate dehydrogenase electron transfer subunit translates to MSTIPICQYDAEILSNREIGPGLYWIDLLAPEITRHALPGHFVHLIASDVSEDSSRQTWLRHTPLLRRPFSIAERDPERGVFGLIYRIVGGGTEILATRRRGERVDVLGPLGRTFEPVRAGRPVIMVAGGVGVAPFLSLVQETVRDGHARPSEITVLFGAATASLLSGEEKFREHGVDVRLATDDGTTGHHGLVTDLLERELASSPRRCAYLYACGPTPMMRRCQEIAREAGIDGQVSLEGIMPCGVGVCMACVVPCAAPGADPGAAPGAVHGEPSSSRRYKRVCDAGPVFDMQEVVL
- a CDS encoding tetratricopeptide repeat protein; amino-acid sequence: MRRTSLILFTLVCVIFGCAYYNTFYNARKAFKEGERIRLNQQTPDGALPPLALASYELAVENAGLVLRDHPGSSYVDDALVLIGDVRAIQGQHLQAIKRYEQVLRLFPDGEFTGHCVFSLGYSLLNAGDSTRADEQLDRFVREFPGSDRFPDALMLRGKIALGGGRYGEAVARFQEVLETRPGDEREAEARYYIARARLGAHRFAEAREHLTQAIEHARTRKLKFQAAFMFGESLRREGDLPAALGVYESLLDQRAFSEYHPEVMLASAACLAEMDLNESAVSTYESLITRFESDRNHAEEVSRSMFELGELYRIAGDLDLTEKWYDEARRKSPRSFWVGDESDRKHRAIRELRRLDGNLGNLLAAMEALETTGDPESTTSSNYEKLTADAVGLRYQVAELYLFQLEMADSALSQYRAIEDVSNDPSMAAKAAFARGWILDEMLNDTDNARSVFDSIAVRYPGTAHAMEAAILRSKPIAGELPPDRLFAEAERLLFEADRPDSARGLYERVLERYPDGEYAPRALFALGWLAETHFDDPDTALDRYREIVERHPRSEQASSVRDKIRLMEELRAAADPDPSTDPDPDPDPDPDPDK
- a CDS encoding methionine adenosyltransferase; amino-acid sequence: MTPGYLFTSESVTEGHPDKVADQISDAVLDAVIEQDPYARVACETFVTTGLVVVGGEITTDGHVDAQSVARETVKSIGYTDSGFGLDWESCGVVVSLDQQSADIAMGVDRQGAGDQGMMFGYATNETPEMMPLPITLAHRLTRNLAAIRKNGTAPYLRPDGKSQVTVEYVDGQPRRIDTVVIAAQHDPDVSNEQIREDIVNEVIGPALPEELIDPGRIKYHVNATGRFVTGGPQGDAGLTGRKIIVDTYGGYCRHGGGAYSGKDPTKVDRSASYAARYVAKNVVAAGLAEKCEIQLAYVIGVAEPVSVNVNSFGTGAVDDLEITRLIRKHFDLTPQGIIESLDLRRPIYRPTASYGHFGRNEAGFTWENCDKAEELRNHA
- a CDS encoding response regulator transcription factor, producing MDELRSRGFRHAPAVIVLTGCDAIGDLDVTRGIDDFICAPYNVREFDLRIKNVLWRRHSVQIQDMIVWGDLLINLGNYEVTIRGKAIDLTLKEYELLKHLARHRGRVFTRDELLTAVWGYDYFSGTRTVDVHVRRLRMKIERHGVHIITTVRGVGYKFGD
- a CDS encoding YjgP/YjgQ family permease: MTLPVHLYRYVFKAHVGPFLFSFVITTFILVMDIIFQIADLIIGKNLDLFIVLEVFFLNLAWIVAVSIPMSVLVASLMAFGRLAADNEVTALKAGGVSFFQMVSPVLLAGILLGSGHLFFMDVILPEANYRARSLMNDIHRARPTLLFTAGIFMKEIPGYSILIDRVNPRNNEIESITIYETENMRYPRLMTAKSGEFHVNETGSRLDLMLYDGELLQQDESSGRYLKEIFERQRFTIRTEPAGVQRSEAGVRGDRELNIQMMRARIDEWQQEIDEASSKLVPGPVYPDAKADSLEAERDRAERTVSLRQRQKNSYIVEIHKKYAISAACFVFVLIGAPLGVRIRRGSIGVGVGVSLCFFLLYWACLLGGEELADRDMIDPVWAMWAANIVIGVPGAVLVWVTGRDRI
- a CDS encoding dihydroorotate dehydrogenase; amino-acid sequence: MTAPPDLTVNIGALKLRNPVLAASGTFGYGSEYGRFVDLSDFGGIVTKTLTPEPWPGNPPPRAAETAAGMLNSIGLQNVGVEAFIRDKMPYLREVDTALIVNVGGGPVEEFVYVTERLSDCEGIDALEINMSCPNVSGGMDFSTDPRRAAELVSTLRGITELPLIAKLTPNVTDIGEIARSVEEAGADAISAINTLRGMAVDIRTRLPMLGAVTGGLSGPAIKPVAVAAVYRIACQVAVPVIGIGGIMSGEDAVEFLVAGATAVQVGTATFVEPRAGPSVARALAEWCAASEVHSVRSLIGSIQIPSHEDAPCHRS
- a CDS encoding YjgP/YjgQ family permease → MSLITRYVLRLFITAIAVSLVAFVSIFFVVDLIEQLDRFLDREVAPVYIALYYVYYTPYIFVLTIPVSLLLASLYTFGQLTRLGELTAMKASGLSMYRLLRPLLLVSAVVSGCLFWAGEWLVPHSSMKRAEIQSEHVDLQGGAGQHVRNDVYFRGEGGRQFYIRVFDGRDAQGTGVFVTEFRDGLVSSVLSAESAVWMDGRWLLSNGVERRFRTGGGLSEYTAFAELEPDGWSETPEDFMRGQKRPEEMSYGELDQLIQNVELGGGDVQGYLVDLNLKIAFPSAGLIIVLLGGALASHLRRGGVAVGFALSIGICFVYWGLLRFAQAFGHAGLLEPMAAAWGANALFCLVALILLVRAPK
- a CDS encoding single-stranded DNA-binding protein, whose product is MASLNKVILIGNLGADPEMRYTPAGRAVVNFRMATTRQWNTQDGERREETEWHRIVAFSKLAEICGQYLKKGAPVYVEGRLQTRSWEDQNGMKRYMTEIVANEMQMLSARQQNELASDPPGGTTSTATEVPPSSPESDSDDDLPF